From the genome of Scytonema hofmannii PCC 7110, one region includes:
- a CDS encoding phage baseplate assembly protein V: MTETSKYYGKYRGTVVNNSDPEQRGRIQAIVPDVLGVIPSNWAMPCLPIAGKQEGVFMVPQVAAGVWIEFEQGEPDYPIWVGGFWGAAAEVPALALTPPPIPPGQNIVIQTTLQNSLIISDAAPTRVSGGIALKSPTGATIVVNDSGIYIDNGKGASLIMVGPTITINNGALVVT, translated from the coding sequence ATGACAGAAACAAGTAAATATTATGGCAAGTATAGAGGGACAGTTGTTAATAATAGCGATCCAGAACAACGCGGACGAATACAGGCGATAGTCCCTGATGTTTTGGGCGTAATTCCCTCTAATTGGGCTATGCCTTGCTTACCAATTGCAGGCAAACAAGAAGGTGTGTTTATGGTTCCTCAAGTTGCTGCTGGTGTTTGGATTGAATTTGAACAAGGTGAACCAGATTACCCGATTTGGGTAGGAGGATTTTGGGGAGCGGCTGCTGAAGTTCCAGCATTGGCACTGACACCTCCTCCCATTCCACCAGGACAAAACATTGTTATCCAAACTACTTTGCAAAATTCTTTAATTATTAGTGATGCTGCACCAACTCGCGTGTCTGGAGGTATTGCCTTAAAAAGTCCGACAGGAGCAACAATCGTAGTTAACGATAGTGGTATCTATATTGATAATGGCAAAGGTGCAAGTTTAATTATGGTTGGACCAACAATCACAATTAATAATGGCGCGTTGGTAGTTACTTAA
- a CDS encoding NACHT and WD40 repeat domain-containing protein, whose product MLRMSRSLKVRPECLETVRLALRRKRFSSQKSLARYMGLASATLSKFFTGKPVDSGNFREICLKLALDWQAIADLENTDSQENTSEKTYIQIVKERSDWGEAIDVSVFYGRSAELQNLQQWIVSDSLQDESYASRSRMVAVLGMGGIGKTALVVRLAQEIQAEFDCVIWRSLRNAPPLKTLLADLVPFVSEQQETKAEIGRLIHYLRSSRCLLILDNWETVLQTGDCVGQYRPGYEDYGELLKAIGEVPHQSCLLLTSREKPAEIAALEGLESAVYSLILQGSQEVAQAIVQARGLSGTQEQKEALCDRYSNTPLALKMIATSIQDLFDGNIGEFLEQNTLIFNGIRRLLDQQFQRLSPLEASVMYWLAINREWTTISELHEDIVPTISRAELLEALESLNWRSLIEKQSSSYTQQPVVMEYVTERLIKQVNVEIAGKQEHIRETYSLLQSHALLKTTVKDYVMESQRRLILEPIAQQLRKNASSASVVEQQIQGILHRLRDEKNVSGYGAGNLINLCHHLQIDLTGYDFSSLTIWYADLQKVNLHQVNFAYSDLTKSVFTQTFGGVIFVAFSPDGKRLATGDANNEAYVWQVSNGQPLLVYKGHTSWVSSVAWSPDGQTLATGSTDHAVRLWDTHDGKCLNTLLGHTSGVWSVAWSPDGQTLATGSADKTVRLWNIRNGKCLKTLEEHTNWVSSVAWSPDGQTLATSSADRTVRLWDICDNKCLNILQGHTNSVNSVAWSPDGQTLATGSSDQTVKLWDASDGKCLNTLQGHRNWVYSVAWSPDGQTLATGSSDQTVRLWDVSTGKCLNTLQSHASQVWAIAWSPDGQTLASGSIDQTVKLWDANTCQCLNTLSGCTTQVWATAWSPDGQTLASGSTDQVVRLWNTSHGECFKALSGHTSPIWATAWSPDGQTLATGGDQVVMLWDARNGERINTLRGYTNWVMSIAWSPDGQILATGGDQIVMLWDTRDGKCLNTLEGHAGRVFSVAWSPDGQILATGSFDRMVKLWNARDGKCLSTFQGHTNWVYSVVWSPDRQILASGSFDRTVRLWDVRDGNCLNILQGHTNWVYSVAWNPNGQILASGSSDHTVMLWDTRDGKCLNTLQGHQNIVDAVAWSPDGQILASGSMDETIKLWDVSTGKCLSTLKASSPYEGMNIIGVTGITETQRTTLKVLGAVELP is encoded by the coding sequence ATGTTGCGGATGTCGCGATCGCTCAAAGTTCGTCCAGAATGTCTTGAGACAGTGAGATTGGCTTTGAGGCGCAAGAGATTTTCCAGCCAAAAAAGTCTTGCTCGGTATATGGGATTAGCGTCAGCGACTCTAAGTAAATTTTTCACGGGTAAGCCTGTAGATTCAGGAAATTTTCGAGAAATATGTCTCAAACTAGCTCTCGATTGGCAAGCGATCGCTGACTTAGAAAATACAGATTCACAAGAAAATACCTCCGAAAAAACCTATATACAGATTGTCAAAGAACGTTCTGACTGGGGAGAAGCAATAGACGTTTCTGTGTTTTACGGGCGGAGCGCAGAACTTCAAAATTTACAGCAATGGATTGTGAGCGATTCACTTCAAGACGAGAGTTACGCTTCCCGCAGTCGGATGGTAGCAGTATTGGGTATGGGGGGGATAGGCAAAACAGCACTGGTAGTACGACTAGCACAAGAAATTCAAGCGGAGTTTGACTGTGTCATTTGGCGAAGTCTCCGCAACGCTCCACCCCTAAAGACTCTTCTGGCTGACTTAGTGCCTTTCGTGTCCGAGCAACAGGAAACTAAAGCGGAAATCGGTCGGCTGATCCACTACTTGCGTTCTTCACGTTGCTTGCTGATTTTGGACAATTGGGAGACGGTTTTACAAACAGGTGATTGCGTTGGACAATATCGCCCTGGTTACGAAGATTATGGCGAACTCCTCAAAGCAATTGGTGAAGTTCCCCATCAAAGTTGCTTGCTCCTTACTAGTCGAGAAAAGCCAGCTGAGATTGCTGCATTGGAGGGATTAGAGTCAGCCGTGTATTCTCTGATACTACAGGGATCGCAAGAAGTCGCACAAGCCATAGTTCAGGCAAGGGGACTATCAGGAACTCAAGAGCAAAAGGAAGCGTTATGCGATCGCTACAGCAACACTCCTCTAGCATTGAAGATGATCGCCACTTCAATTCAAGACCTATTTGACGGCAATATTGGGGAATTCCTGGAGCAAAATACGTTAATTTTTAATGGAATTCGTCGCCTTCTAGACCAACAGTTTCAACGTCTGTCTCCTTTAGAAGCAAGCGTCATGTACTGGTTGGCAATTAATCGGGAGTGGACAACCATTAGCGAATTGCACGAAGACATTGTCCCGACGATATCTAGAGCAGAACTATTAGAAGCATTAGAATCATTGAATTGGCGATCGCTCATTGAAAAACAATCCAGTAGTTATACCCAACAACCTGTGGTGATGGAGTACGTTACGGAGCGATTGATTAAGCAGGTGAACGTTGAGATAGCAGGAAAACAAGAACACATAAGAGAAACTTACTCTCTTTTGCAAAGCCATGCTTTACTTAAAACAACGGTTAAAGATTATGTTATGGAGAGCCAACGAAGGTTAATTTTAGAGCCCATAGCTCAACAACTTCGCAAGAATGCTTCTTCAGCATCAGTAGTCGAACAGCAAATCCAGGGAATACTCCATAGATTAAGAGATGAGAAAAACGTTTCAGGCTATGGCGCTGGTAATCTTATCAACCTCTGCCATCACCTACAAATAGATTTAACAGGGTATGATTTTTCTTCCCTAACGATTTGGTATGCCGACCTCCAGAAGGTGAATTTACATCAAGTCAACTTTGCGTACTCTGACTTAACAAAGTCGGTTTTTACTCAAACCTTTGGTGGGGTGATTTTTGTTGCCTTTAGTCCAGATGGAAAACGACTAGCAACAGGGGATGCTAATAACGAAGCGTATGTTTGGCAAGTCAGTAATGGTCAACCACTGTTAGTGTATAAAGGACACACAAGTTGGGTATCTTCAGTCGCATGGAGCCCAGATGGTCAAACCCTCGCTACTGGTAGCACCGATCACGCAGTCAGGCTATGGGATACCCATGATGGTAAGTGCCTCAATACTTTGTTAGGGCATACGAGTGGTGTTTGGTCAGTTGCATGGAGTCCGGATGGGCAAACCCTCGCTACTGGTAGCGCCGATAAAACAGTGAGACTATGGAACATCCGTAATGGTAAATGCCTTAAAACCTTGGAGGAACATACAAATTGGGTATCTTCAGTCGCATGGAGTCCGGATGGGCAAACCCTTGCCACTAGCAGCGCCGATCGAACCGTGAGACTATGGGATATCTGTGACAATAAATGCCTTAATATCTTGCAGGGTCATACAAATTCGGTAAATTCCGTTGCATGGAGTCCGGATGGGCAAACTCTCGCCACTGGCAGTAGCGACCAAACAGTAAAGCTATGGGATGCTAGTGACGGTAAGTGCCTCAATACTTTGCAAGGTCATAGGAATTGGGTATATTCAGTCGCATGGAGTCCGGATGGGCAAACTCTTGCCACTGGAAGTAGCGACCAAACAGTGAGGCTATGGGATGTTAGCACTGGCAAGTGCCTCAATACTTTGCAAAGTCATGCCAGCCAAGTTTGGGCAATAGCATGGAGTCCGGATGGGCAAACTCTTGCCAGTGGTAGTATCGATCAAACTGTGAAACTGTGGGATGCTAACACGTGTCAATGCCTTAACACCTTAAGCGGATGTACCACTCAAGTTTGGGCAACAGCATGGAGTCCGGATGGGCAAACTCTTGCTAGTGGCAGTACTGACCAAGTGGTGAGATTGTGGAATACGAGTCATGGTGAGTGCTTCAAAGCTTTAAGTGGACATACCAGTCCAATTTGGGCAACAGCATGGAGTCCGGATGGACAAACTCTTGCTACTGGTGGCGATCAAGTCGTGATGCTATGGGATGCTCGTAACGGAGAGCGCATCAATACTTTACGTGGTTATACCAATTGGGTAATGTCAATAGCATGGAGCCCAGATGGGCAAATTCTTGCCACTGGCGGTGACCAAATAGTAATGTTATGGGACACTCGTGACGGTAAATGCCTCAATACCTTGGAAGGACATGCAGGCAGGGTATTTTCAGTGGCATGGAGTCCAGATGGGCAAATCCTCGCTACTGGCAGTTTCGATCGTATGGTAAAGTTATGGAACGCTCGTGATGGTAAATGCCTCAGTACCTTTCAGGGTCATACAAATTGGGTATACTCAGTAGTGTGGAGTCCGGATAGACAAATCCTTGCCAGTGGTAGTTTCGATCGCACAGTCAGGTTGTGGGATGTTCGTGACGGTAACTGCCTTAATATCTTGCAGGGTCATACAAATTGGGTATATTCAGTGGCATGGAATCCAAATGGGCAAATCCTCGCCAGTGGCTCTAGTGACCATACGGTGATGCTATGGGATACTCGTGACGGTAAATGCCTCAATACCTTGCAGGGTCATCAGAATATAGTGGATGCAGTGGCGTGGAGCCCGGATGGGCAAATACTCGCCAGTGGTAGTATGGATGAAACGATTAAGCTTTGGGATGTTAGTACAGGGAAGTGTTTGAGCACTCTCAAAGCTAGTAGTCCTTATGAGGGAATGAATATTATAGGTGTTACAGGGATAACAGAGACTCAGAGAACAACGCTGAAAGTTTTAGGAGCGGTAGAGTTACCGTAA
- a CDS encoding phage tail sheath family protein — protein sequence MPITPTYPGVYIEEIKSGVRTITGVATSITAFIGRTLQGPVNEPTLINSYSDFERIFGGLWIKSTLGFAVRDFYQNGGSQAIIVRLLHPNFATEGQEVKALEAAKAVANVAKGAANGAAAKAAAKAKANEYESKEPEENVAAQAVLNAIDTLADGASSSDIEKAVNDAVNQAVARKALLSLGEASNRLTLAAVSAGAWANSLRARVDRDVPKNDELPQSYKSFGISSSDVFNLTVRDINSGTTEVFRNVTVKPSPRQVKKVLENESQLVRVMEFSATEIPEATDARLEQTRQNASEEEKKILSRIQPFDREDITRSLRSIGVDDTNRGTDGSEELDVNDFVGIGLEANKKGLYGLLKTDIFNLLCIPPYKDDGVDTNLLEQAAQFCQEHRAFLIIDSPPNKTKDSIKDWVNGLTRNNYAAVFFPRLKTPNPLRDNQIEEFAPCGVVAGIFARTDAQRGIWKAPAGLEANLVGVPELSVPLTNDENGELNQLGINCLRSFPVNGRVIWGSRTLRGADQLADEYKYIPVRRLALYIEESLYRGTQWIVFEPNDEPLWAQIRLNIGAFMNNLFRQGAFQGRTPQEAYFVKCSSETTTQNDINLGIVNILVGFAPLKPAEFVVIKIQQIAGQIAT from the coding sequence ATGCCAATTACACCAACTTATCCAGGTGTATACATTGAGGAAATCAAGAGTGGTGTACGCACTATTACAGGCGTAGCTACATCCATTACAGCGTTTATTGGGCGTACTTTGCAAGGTCCTGTCAATGAGCCTACCTTAATCAATAGCTATAGCGACTTCGAGCGCATTTTTGGTGGATTGTGGATAAAAAGCACTTTAGGCTTTGCTGTACGTGATTTTTATCAAAATGGAGGCAGTCAAGCAATTATTGTACGCTTGCTTCATCCAAACTTTGCGACAGAGGGGCAAGAAGTCAAGGCATTAGAAGCTGCAAAGGCTGTTGCAAATGTTGCTAAGGGAGCTGCAAATGGAGCAGCCGCTAAAGCAGCAGCAAAAGCTAAAGCAAACGAATACGAAAGCAAAGAACCAGAAGAAAATGTTGCAGCACAAGCTGTCCTCAATGCTATCGATACTTTAGCTGATGGTGCTTCATCAAGTGACATTGAAAAAGCTGTCAATGATGCAGTTAACCAAGCTGTTGCAAGAAAAGCCCTCCTATCCCTAGGTGAAGCAAGCAATAGGTTAACGTTGGCAGCGGTAAGTGCGGGTGCATGGGCAAATAGTTTGCGTGCCCGTGTAGATCGTGACGTACCAAAAAATGACGAGTTGCCTCAGAGTTATAAATCCTTTGGGATATCTTCGTCAGATGTGTTCAACTTAACTGTCCGAGATATTAACTCAGGTACAACTGAGGTGTTCCGTAATGTTACGGTAAAGCCTAGCCCGCGCCAAGTTAAAAAAGTTTTGGAAAATGAATCTCAACTTGTTCGTGTTATGGAATTCTCTGCAACAGAGATCCCTGAAGCAACTGACGCGAGATTAGAACAAACACGGCAAAATGCTAGCGAGGAAGAGAAGAAAATACTAAGCCGGATACAACCTTTTGATCGAGAAGACATTACGCGATCGCTGCGGTCAATTGGAGTTGATGATACTAACAGAGGCACAGATGGTTCAGAAGAACTAGATGTAAACGATTTCGTAGGAATTGGTTTGGAAGCAAACAAGAAAGGTCTGTATGGACTACTGAAAACTGACATATTTAACTTGCTTTGCATTCCTCCATATAAGGACGATGGAGTTGATACAAACTTGTTAGAGCAAGCAGCGCAGTTCTGCCAGGAGCATCGAGCATTCTTAATTATTGATTCACCCCCAAACAAAACGAAAGACAGCATTAAGGATTGGGTCAATGGGCTGACTCGTAACAACTATGCAGCTGTATTCTTTCCCAGACTCAAAACGCCCAATCCTTTACGTGATAACCAAATAGAAGAGTTTGCACCTTGTGGGGTAGTGGCTGGTATCTTTGCTCGAACCGATGCTCAACGAGGGATATGGAAAGCACCAGCAGGCTTAGAAGCTAATCTGGTGGGAGTGCCTGAATTAAGTGTACCGTTAACCAATGATGAGAATGGAGAACTCAATCAGTTAGGCATTAACTGCTTGCGCTCTTTTCCAGTTAACGGACGAGTGATTTGGGGATCGCGTACTCTGCGTGGAGCAGATCAACTGGCCGATGAGTACAAATACATTCCTGTTCGTCGTCTTGCTCTCTACATCGAAGAAAGTCTTTATCGCGGTACTCAGTGGATAGTATTTGAACCTAACGATGAGCCTTTGTGGGCACAAATTCGCCTTAACATTGGCGCTTTTATGAATAATCTTTTCCGTCAAGGAGCTTTTCAAGGTAGGACTCCGCAAGAAGCTTATTTCGTAAAGTGCAGTAGCGAAACGACAACCCAAAATGACATTAATTTGGGAATTGTTAATATTTTGGTAGGCTTTGCACCACTGAAACCAGCCGAATTTGTAGTTATCAAGATTCAGCAGATTGCGGGTCAAATCGCAACTTAA
- a CDS encoding GPW/gp25 family protein — translation MNIDFPFHFDNRGRTATTTNDDHIRDMIEQLLFTNPGERVNRPDFGSGLLQLIFAPNSPELTATLQFTTQAALQRWLSDLIEVQGLEVTSKDSYLRVFVQYTVKRSGEQRNEIFERSNAL, via the coding sequence ATGAACATTGACTTTCCATTCCACTTTGACAATCGAGGTCGTACAGCGACCACTACCAATGACGACCATATCCGGGACATGATTGAACAATTACTCTTTACTAATCCTGGCGAACGGGTCAATCGCCCAGACTTTGGCAGTGGTTTACTACAACTAATATTTGCTCCTAACAGCCCTGAATTAACGGCAACGTTACAATTTACCACGCAAGCAGCACTACAACGTTGGTTGAGTGACCTTATTGAAGTGCAAGGGCTGGAAGTCACTAGCAAGGATTCTTACTTGCGAGTGTTTGTGCAATACACCGTCAAACGTAGTGGGGAACAACGTAACGAAATTTTTGAACGGAGCAATGCATTATGA
- a CDS encoding ATP-binding protein has product MNDLDFWQQNNEEYLAKALVWLRLCLERQVSRVQGVESMPSTPPKRRFLRRSPDTSVTDLPALPSGEHEDNIDKKLAKAAREMSDAQELQPPPAMVILSQRLGLSPFEQQVLLLCSAVELDTRIATLCAQAQDNIHQPYPTFALALSLFDQPAWDVLSPERPLRYWRLIEINQPNAQPLTTSALRADERIVNYIKGLNYLDDRLAPFLVSLETLYFPNQLPTSQQQTVAAITPYLRQYQRRSPIIQLLGADSASKQLVAQQAAQSVNLFLYRLPVELLPAQTGELETFIRLWERESLLLPIVLYIDAQEIANTPPVEGQAPPLHRFASRSHGLLFLSSREIRSNLGRPSVSVDIAKPTTEEQKQIWEKMLGDGSDKISTQLAGQFNLNLSTIQQIAQTTKAKVSNLDPTFYYQLWSACLTNTRPQLDILAQRLNPKATWEDIVLPEEETNLLRQIAHQMQQRSKVYQDWGFENRMNRGLGISALFAGESGTGKTMAAEVIANDLHLNLYRIDLSAVISKYIGETEKNLRRLFDAAEDGGTILFFDEADALFGKRSEVKDSHDRYANIEINYLLQRMEAFRGLAILATNMRNALDHAFMRRLRFIITFPFPNPTERQKIWQRAFPLEVPIEKLDFARLARLNLTGGSIHNIALNAAFLAAQQGTAITMPIVLQAARTEFRKLDRPINEVDFRWQEIGVKV; this is encoded by the coding sequence ATGAATGATCTGGATTTCTGGCAGCAAAACAACGAAGAATACTTGGCAAAGGCACTGGTATGGTTGCGTCTGTGCCTTGAAAGACAGGTGAGTCGGGTACAGGGTGTAGAGAGTATGCCATCGACACCACCTAAGCGGCGCTTCTTAAGGCGATCGCCTGACACTTCTGTCACTGACTTACCCGCTCTGCCGTCAGGAGAACACGAGGATAATATTGATAAAAAACTAGCAAAAGCTGCTAGAGAGATGAGTGATGCTCAAGAACTGCAACCACCTCCAGCGATGGTAATTTTGAGTCAGAGATTGGGGCTTTCTCCATTTGAGCAGCAAGTATTATTACTATGCAGTGCAGTAGAATTAGATACTCGCATAGCTACACTTTGCGCCCAAGCTCAAGATAACATTCATCAGCCTTATCCGACTTTTGCTCTCGCTTTATCTTTGTTTGACCAACCAGCTTGGGATGTGTTATCACCAGAACGTCCTTTGCGTTACTGGCGGCTAATTGAAATCAATCAACCAAACGCACAACCCCTAACGACTAGTGCTTTACGGGCAGATGAACGGATTGTTAACTATATCAAAGGATTAAATTATTTAGACGATCGGTTAGCACCTTTTTTAGTATCTTTAGAGACATTATATTTTCCCAATCAATTACCAACTTCTCAACAACAAACAGTAGCAGCGATCACCCCATACCTGCGACAATATCAACGGCGATCGCCCATCATTCAACTGTTAGGCGCAGACTCTGCTAGTAAGCAATTAGTAGCACAGCAAGCCGCCCAAAGCGTTAATTTATTCCTCTATCGCCTTCCTGTAGAACTACTACCAGCCCAAACTGGGGAATTAGAAACCTTTATTCGCCTTTGGGAAAGGGAAAGCCTGCTTTTACCTATTGTCCTATATATAGATGCTCAAGAAATTGCCAATACACCCCCAGTAGAAGGACAAGCCCCACCTTTGCACCGCTTTGCTTCCCGTAGCCATGGGTTGTTATTTTTAAGTAGTCGGGAAATTCGCTCAAATTTAGGTCGTCCTAGTGTCTCAGTAGATATTGCTAAACCAACCACAGAAGAACAAAAGCAGATTTGGGAGAAAATGTTAGGCGATGGTAGCGATAAAATTTCTACCCAGTTAGCTGGTCAATTTAACCTCAACTTGTCAACAATTCAACAAATCGCCCAAACCACCAAAGCCAAAGTATCTAACTTAGACCCCACTTTTTACTATCAGCTGTGGTCAGCTTGCTTAACAAATACCCGTCCCCAGTTAGATATCCTTGCTCAACGCCTCAACCCCAAAGCGACTTGGGAAGATATTGTTCTTCCTGAAGAAGAAACCAACCTCTTACGCCAAATTGCTCACCAAATGCAGCAGCGTAGCAAAGTTTACCAAGATTGGGGCTTTGAAAATCGTATGAATCGAGGATTAGGTATCAGTGCCTTATTTGCTGGAGAAAGTGGCACAGGTAAAACAATGGCAGCAGAGGTAATTGCCAATGATTTACATCTAAATCTATACCGTATTGATTTATCAGCCGTCATCAGTAAGTATATTGGGGAAACTGAGAAAAACCTGCGCCGACTTTTTGATGCTGCTGAAGACGGGGGAACAATCCTCTTTTTTGATGAAGCTGATGCTCTTTTTGGCAAACGCAGTGAAGTCAAGGATTCCCATGACCGTTATGCCAATATTGAAATTAACTACTTATTGCAGCGTATGGAAGCCTTTCGTGGGTTGGCGATATTAGCAACTAATATGCGAAATGCCTTAGACCATGCCTTTATGCGGCGTTTGCGGTTTATTATCACTTTTCCATTTCCCAATCCTACAGAACGGCAGAAGATTTGGCAAAGAGCATTTCCACTTGAAGTGCCAATAGAAAAGTTGGACTTTGCTCGATTGGCAAGGTTAAACTTGACTGGGGGTAGTATTCATAACATTGCTTTAAACGCTGCATTTTTAGCTGCCCAGCAAGGAACAGCCATTACTATGCCCATAGTTTTACAAGCAGCACGAACAGAGTTTCGTAAATTAGACCGACCAATTAATGAAGTAGATTTTCGCTGGCAAGAAATAGGGGTGAAAGTATGA
- a CDS encoding DUF4255 domain-containing protein, producing the protein MSNSRAIAAVTSTLRQMLQRRFDMNGFENVTVTTKPPDKARDNNNSNGNQVNLFLYQTKENSAWRNMDIPSQVKPGETGQPPLALNLYYLLTAYAQNDDFPEPTSHRLLGEAMSVFHDYTVLKPQDIKDALPTADLDKYDLYHQVERVRITPQMLNLDELSKLWTTFQTQYRISTAYEVSVVLIESIRPTKAPLPVLSRSSGDRGVTSQANLVPPYPTLTAINFTAIEEARLKLPANQKLLLQKPVANLGDALTLTGYNLDGNNVEVAFSHPQLQEPNKITVPATDRTSDEIYLTLPTDQLDKWPCGFYTVTVITDGTSNGLPLPLAPKVEEITVDRRDNSDPNKPNNVILKVRCSLQVFQGQRVSLVLNTQETALSMVSNRELPAKLHSDKTDFLEFELGNILAGTYQVRPRLRVDGVDSLIVNYAATPLVVPLTFIPEISLEIIS; encoded by the coding sequence ATGAGTAATTCACGGGCAATTGCTGCTGTTACCAGCACCTTGCGTCAGATGCTGCAACGGCGATTTGATATGAATGGCTTTGAGAACGTCACGGTCACGACCAAACCCCCCGATAAAGCCCGCGATAACAACAATAGCAACGGCAATCAGGTCAATTTGTTTCTCTACCAAACAAAAGAAAATTCTGCTTGGAGAAACATGGACATTCCCTCCCAAGTAAAACCCGGAGAAACAGGACAACCGCCCTTAGCACTGAATCTCTATTACCTTTTAACTGCCTATGCTCAAAATGATGACTTTCCCGAACCTACCAGCCATCGCTTACTGGGAGAGGCAATGAGTGTGTTTCATGACTATACGGTTCTCAAACCTCAAGATATTAAAGACGCTTTGCCCACTGCGGATTTAGATAAATACGATTTGTATCACCAAGTCGAACGGGTGCGGATTACTCCACAAATGCTAAATTTAGATGAATTGTCAAAATTGTGGACGACCTTTCAAACCCAGTATCGGATTTCCACTGCTTATGAAGTGTCAGTGGTGTTGATTGAAAGTATCCGCCCTACAAAAGCACCACTGCCAGTGCTTTCGCGGAGTTCAGGCGATCGAGGTGTGACTTCCCAGGCAAACCTGGTTCCTCCCTACCCGACGCTGACTGCCATCAATTTCACAGCCATAGAAGAAGCAAGGCTAAAACTGCCCGCAAACCAAAAATTGTTATTGCAGAAGCCTGTAGCTAACTTAGGAGATGCCTTAACTTTAACAGGCTATAACCTAGACGGTAACAATGTCGAGGTAGCTTTTAGTCACCCGCAACTACAAGAGCCTAACAAAATTACTGTCCCAGCCACAGATCGGACATCTGATGAGATTTATCTGACACTTCCTACCGATCAACTGGACAAATGGCCTTGTGGATTTTACACCGTGACAGTAATCACAGATGGCACCAGCAATGGTTTACCTTTACCTTTAGCACCAAAAGTAGAAGAAATCACTGTTGACCGACGAGATAACTCAGACCCCAATAAGCCCAATAATGTCATCCTTAAGGTCAGATGTAGCCTCCAGGTATTTCAAGGACAAAGAGTTTCGCTGGTGCTAAATACTCAAGAAACAGCCCTATCCATGGTCAGTAATCGCGAATTACCTGCCAAGTTGCACTCAGACAAAACTGATTTTCTGGAATTTGAACTAGGTAACATTCTTGCGGGTACGTACCAAGTGCGACCTCGATTGCGGGTGGATGGGGTAGATAGCCTTATCGTTAACTACGCTGCAACACCTCTCGTCGTTCCACTTACCTTTATACCTGAAATATCATTAGAGATAATCTCATGA
- a CDS encoding LysM peptidoglycan-binding domain-containing protein has protein sequence MTDQIQATAIQGILQAFALKANQFLPNSRYSEVETATLQTSTNKTVIYLRRRFVPHPEKFSLLQEHTVTEGDRLDNITANYLGDPEQFWRLCDANRAMHPDELTITIGRQLRITLPEGIPGTANA, from the coding sequence ATGACTGACCAAATACAAGCAACAGCAATTCAGGGAATTCTCCAAGCATTTGCCTTAAAAGCTAACCAGTTTCTCCCTAATAGTCGTTACTCTGAAGTGGAGACAGCGACACTGCAAACATCCACAAATAAAACCGTTATTTATCTCCGGCGGCGATTTGTACCACATCCAGAAAAGTTTTCCCTTCTGCAAGAGCATACTGTCACAGAAGGCGATCGCTTAGATAATATCACTGCTAATTACCTAGGCGATCCAGAACAATTTTGGCGGCTCTGCGATGCAAATCGCGCCATGCACCCAGATGAGTTAACCATCACTATTGGTCGTCAGCTGCGAATTACTTTACCAGAAGGCATACCAGGAACAGCCAATGCTTAA
- a CDS encoding phage tail protein produces MEFAVNPQRFDPYKNFKFRVKWDGKYVAGISKVGALKRTTEVVKHREGGDPSTSRKSPGRTEFEAITLERGVTHDPEFEKWASKVWNFKNAQAGADQRTKETSLADFRKDIIIDVFNEAGQKAISYKIYRCWVSEYQALPDLDANANAIAIQQIKLENEGWELDEEVKEPREESF; encoded by the coding sequence ATGGAATTTGCAGTTAATCCACAGCGGTTTGACCCTTATAAAAACTTTAAATTCCGGGTCAAGTGGGATGGAAAATATGTTGCTGGAATCAGCAAGGTAGGTGCTCTTAAACGTACAACTGAAGTGGTAAAACACCGTGAAGGTGGAGATCCCAGTACTTCACGCAAATCTCCAGGACGCACAGAGTTTGAGGCAATTACTTTAGAAAGGGGCGTAACTCACGACCCAGAGTTTGAGAAGTGGGCTAGCAAAGTGTGGAACTTTAAAAACGCCCAAGCAGGAGCCGATCAACGGACAAAAGAAACTTCGCTGGCTGACTTCCGCAAAGATATTATTATTGATGTCTTTAATGAGGCGGGTCAGAAAGCAATATCTTACAAAATTTACCGTTGTTGGGTTTCAGAATACCAAGCCTTACCTGACCTTGATGCTAATGCTAATGCAATAGCAATTCAGCAAATTAAGCTGGAAAATGAGGGATGGGAACTAGATGAAGAAGTGAAAGAGCCCAGGGAAGAAAGCTTTTAG